In a genomic window of Bacteroidales bacterium:
- a CDS encoding ABC transporter permease, translating into MFDLDKYKEIWQSISRNKVRSILTGFGVGWGLFMFIVMSGIGSGFKNGIMDSLDNVPHNSIFMYPNLTTVEYKGFNEGRYWEMQPSDIEMIKDNVPEVKYISGLVFGRNATFTRKENSTAFAIRGVDDTYIKIESYTLLQGRNINPIDIKEKRKVCIIGKNIYEQFFDEGENAVGELVSIDGTYFQVIGVMLGSDYININGNLNRTIMLPYTTVQQIYNYGQGIDMIALSAYDDVDAEIVNKKISTLLKVKHNIAPNDDEAIFAFNIAEVFNSFKSLFLGIDILIWIVGMGTLLAGVIGISNIMLVSVKERTSEIGIRRAIGAKPKSIMNQIIGESIVLTFISGFVGLFIAVLTLAGVNAIVSANASPDNMFGNPQISFNLAIISFVILLISGLFAGFLPAKNAMQIKAIDALRDE; encoded by the coding sequence ATGTTTGATTTAGACAAATATAAAGAAATCTGGCAATCAATTAGCCGCAATAAAGTTAGAAGTATTCTTACCGGCTTCGGTGTAGGTTGGGGATTGTTTATGTTTATTGTAATGTCGGGAATAGGTTCGGGATTTAAAAACGGCATAATGGATAGCCTTGATAATGTTCCGCATAATTCGATTTTTATGTATCCCAATTTAACAACTGTTGAATACAAAGGTTTCAACGAAGGAAGGTATTGGGAAATGCAGCCGAGCGATATAGAAATGATAAAAGATAATGTTCCTGAAGTTAAATATATTTCCGGATTGGTGTTCGGTAGAAATGCCACTTTTACAAGAAAAGAAAACAGTACGGCCTTCGCAATAAGAGGTGTTGACGATACTTATATAAAAATAGAATCATATACATTGTTACAAGGTAGAAATATTAATCCGATTGATATTAAAGAGAAGAGAAAGGTATGTATTATCGGCAAAAATATTTATGAACAATTTTTTGATGAAGGTGAAAATGCTGTTGGGGAATTAGTATCGATAGATGGCACTTATTTTCAAGTTATTGGGGTTATGCTTGGTTCCGATTACATAAATATTAATGGAAACCTTAACAGAACCATTATGTTACCATATACTACCGTACAACAAATATATAATTACGGGCAAGGTATAGACATGATTGCTTTATCTGCATATGATGATGTGGATGCAGAGATTGTAAATAAAAAAATATCAACATTATTAAAAGTAAAACATAATATTGCACCGAATGATGACGAAGCTATTTTTGCTTTTAATATTGCCGAAGTATTTAATTCATTTAAATCCTTATTCTTAGGTATTGATATTTTGATTTGGATTGTAGGAATGGGTACACTTTTAGCCGGAGTGATCGGAATTAGTAATATAATGTTAGTTTCGGTTAAAGAGAGGACAAGTGAAATTGGAATCAGGCGGGCAATCGGAGCGAAACCAAAATCAATAATGAATCAAATTATAGGAGAAAGTATTGTACTTACATTTATTTCGGGATTTGTAGGATTGTTTATTGCCGTATTAACTCTGGCGGGAGTAAATGCGATAGTTTCAGCCAACGCTTCGCCGGATAATATGTTTGGTAATCCGCAGATATCATTTAACCTTGCAATAATTTCTTTTGTAATATTATTAATATCAGGACTTTTTGCCGGATTTCTGCCTGCAAAAAATGCAATGCAAATCAAAGCTATTGATGCTCTGAGAGATGAATAA
- a CDS encoding ABC transporter permease, producing MNFGIFGEIGNSLKQNKLRTALTGFSISWGIFMLIVLLSAGNGLKNGVTSNFANQDVNKINVWAWRTTIPYKGYAENRRIILDNTDSLLLANSFPEIDKVIPSYDVGYKTYSNGKKNRKASIMAVTTDYLKIENLNLRTGRYFNPLDIKENRKVAIISEKEARFLFPDDMSSVGKYITIEEINYLVIGEYANNRNSWRNSVFIPFSTAKAIYSNTNEIEEFYCTVNGLNTQEANDDFTKKLRQRLNVKKTIHPDDRRAIGIWNQLQDYLQTQGMFSAISTFIWIIGIGTLIAGIVGVSNIMLITVRERTKEFGIRKAIGAKPRSITRLIVIESLIVTGMFGYIGMFFGILISEIANKLLNSGGGDMVVFKDATVDLNIIIAATIVLIIAGVLAGYFPARKAAKIKPIEALRYE from the coding sequence ATGAATTTCGGAATTTTCGGTGAGATAGGCAATTCGTTGAAGCAGAATAAGCTTCGTACTGCATTGACGGGTTTCTCTATTTCGTGGGGAATCTTCATGCTCATAGTATTACTATCTGCCGGAAACGGATTAAAAAACGGCGTAACCTCGAATTTTGCCAACCAGGACGTTAACAAAATAAATGTTTGGGCATGGCGAACTACCATACCTTATAAAGGTTATGCCGAAAACAGAAGAATAATCCTCGACAATACGGATTCTTTACTTTTAGCTAATAGTTTTCCCGAGATTGACAAAGTAATTCCATCTTATGATGTCGGTTATAAAACATACAGCAACGGCAAGAAAAATCGTAAAGCAAGTATAATGGCTGTTACAACGGATTATCTGAAAATTGAGAATCTAAATTTGCGTACGGGAAGATACTTCAATCCGTTAGACATAAAAGAAAATAGAAAAGTTGCTATAATATCGGAAAAGGAAGCACGATTTCTTTTTCCCGATGACATGTCTTCAGTCGGAAAATATATTACTATTGAAGAAATTAATTATTTGGTAATAGGTGAATATGCAAATAATAGAAATAGTTGGCGAAATTCTGTTTTTATCCCCTTTTCAACGGCGAAAGCTATTTACTCAAATACAAATGAGATAGAAGAGTTTTATTGTACTGTAAACGGATTGAATACGCAAGAAGCGAACGATGATTTTACCAAAAAATTACGTCAACGGTTAAATGTAAAGAAAACTATACATCCTGACGACAGAAGGGCTATAGGAATTTGGAACCAATTACAAGATTATTTACAAACTCAAGGTATGTTCAGTGCTATTTCTACTTTCATTTGGATAATCGGTATCGGTACGTTGATTGCCGGTATCGTTGGAGTTAGTAATATAATGCTGATTACTGTCCGCGAACGTACGAAGGAATTTGGCATACGAAAAGCCATCGGAGCAAAACCACGCTCTATTACAAGATTAATTGTTATTGAATCACTAATTGTTACCGGAATGTTCGGATATATCGGAATGTTCTTCGGAATATTAATTTCGGAAATAGCAAATAAGTTATTGAATTCGGGAGGCGGAGATATGGTAGTTTTTAAAGATGCAACCGTTGATTTGAATATTATTATTGCTGCTACGATTGTATTAATAATTGCCGGCGTTCTTGCCGGATACTTTCCAGCAAGAAAAGCAGCTAAAATTAAACCCATAGAAGCATTAAGATACGAATAA
- a CDS encoding ABC transporter ATP-binding protein: protein MIKLHGIHKTYFGASPLHVLKGINLEIETGEMVAIMGSSGSGKSTLLNIIGILDNYDEGSYHLNGVLIKDLSETKSAEYRNKMIGFIFQSFNLIPFKTALENVALPLYYQNISRRKRNKIAMEYLDRMGLKEWADHFPNQMSGGQKQRVATARALITKPKIILADEPTGALDSQTSIEMIELFKDVNREGMTLVIVTHEQMVAEATQRIIRIKDGIIE, encoded by the coding sequence ATGATAAAACTCCATGGTATACACAAAACCTATTTCGGTGCCTCTCCGTTGCATGTTTTAAAAGGTATTAATCTGGAAATTGAGACCGGTGAAATGGTTGCAATCATGGGTTCTTCCGGTTCAGGAAAATCAACTTTGTTGAATATAATAGGTATTCTTGATAATTACGACGAAGGTTCTTATCATTTAAACGGAGTTTTAATTAAAGATTTAAGCGAAACTAAATCTGCGGAATACCGCAATAAAATGATTGGTTTCATTTTTCAATCGTTTAATCTCATCCCTTTTAAAACTGCCCTTGAAAATGTTGCTCTCCCTTTATATTACCAAAATATTTCAAGAAGAAAACGTAATAAAATTGCTATGGAATATCTGGATAGAATGGGTTTGAAAGAATGGGCTGATCACTTTCCAAATCAAATGAGCGGCGGACAAAAACAGCGTGTTGCAACAGCCAGGGCATTAATTACAAAACCTAAAATTATTCTTGCCGATGAACCGACAGGCGCGCTCGACAGTCAAACTTCCATAGAAATGATAGAATTATTCAAAGATGTTAATCGAGAAGGAATGACTTTGGTAATTGTTACACACGAGCAGATGGTTGCGGAAGCAACACAACGGATTATCCGAATAAAAGACGGGATTATTGAGTAA
- a CDS encoding electron transfer flavoprotein subunit alpha/FixB family protein, producing MDKSQYKDIYVFVEQREGVIQNVALELLHKAHELAEKLNEKVYAMFLGHQIKDKAQELISYGADTVICIDAPELAQYNTEPYTQAIVKIINEKNPSILLIGATTIGRDLGPRISARVETGLTADCTGLEISEEGDLLMTRPAFGGNLMATIVCKEHRPQMSTVRPGVMLKGHKDDSRKGNIEDLKVNFDSSKFKVKILKTVKEQKNLVDITEARILVSGGRGVGNTEGFKKLYDLADTINAEVSSSRAMVDAGHISHDRQVGQTGKTVRPDVYFAFGISGAIQHLAGMEESDYIIAVNKDKFAPIFQSADLGIVGDVNQIIPLLTERLKKEKSK from the coding sequence ATGGATAAATCTCAATATAAAGATATTTACGTTTTCGTGGAACAACGCGAAGGTGTTATTCAAAATGTAGCTTTGGAGTTATTGCATAAAGCGCATGAGCTTGCAGAAAAACTAAATGAAAAAGTGTATGCAATGTTTCTGGGGCATCAGATAAAAGATAAAGCACAAGAATTAATCTCTTACGGCGCCGATACAGTTATTTGTATTGATGCGCCTGAGTTAGCTCAATATAATACAGAACCTTATACGCAGGCAATAGTTAAAATTATAAATGAAAAGAATCCATCTATTCTACTGATCGGAGCAACAACTATCGGCCGTGATTTGGGACCAAGAATTTCTGCTCGAGTAGAAACCGGATTAACAGCGGATTGTACCGGTTTGGAAATTTCCGAAGAAGGTGATTTATTGATGACCCGCCCTGCTTTCGGAGGAAATTTAATGGCAACCATTGTTTGTAAAGAACATCGTCCGCAAATGTCCACAGTTCGTCCTGGTGTTATGTTGAAAGGTCATAAAGACGATTCGCGCAAAGGAAATATTGAAGATCTAAAAGTTAATTTCGATTCTTCAAAATTTAAAGTAAAAATTCTTAAAACCGTTAAAGAGCAAAAAAATCTTGTTGATATTACAGAAGCCAGAATATTAGTTTCCGGCGGTCGTGGCGTTGGTAATACAGAAGGTTTTAAAAAGCTATATGATTTAGCCGATACTATTAATGCTGAAGTTTCTTCATCACGTGCGATGGTTGATGCGGGACATATTTCCCATGACCGTCAAGTAGGACAAACAGGAAAAACAGTTCGCCCGGATGTTTATTTCGCTTTTGGAATCTCAGGAGCAATTCAGCATTTAGCCGGAATGGAAGAATCGGATTATATCATTGCCGTCAATAAAGATAAATTTGCACCAATTTTTCAGAGTGCCGATTTAGGAATTGTAGGTGATGTAAATCAAATCATCCCTTTACTTACCGAAAGATTAAAAAAAGAAAAGTCAAAATAG
- a CDS encoding electron transfer flavoprotein subunit beta/FixA family protein, translating to MNIIVCIKQVPDTTEIKLNPETGTMIREGVPSIMNPDDKSGLEMALGLKDKYGANITVITMGPAQADVMLREAFAMGADRAILLTDRKFAGADTLATSNAIAGALKMLEYDLIITGRQAIDGDTAQVGPQIAEHLDLAQVTYAENLEYKEPGTFTIKKATEDGYQMMEVDSPFVITVLSSANKPRYMSVSGIVNAYKKEVEIWGFDNINVDEKKLGLKGSPTRVVKSFSKGAKSAGQVYEVDAKEAVDIIVDKLKEKFII from the coding sequence ATGAATATAATTGTTTGTATTAAACAAGTACCGGATACAACGGAAATAAAATTAAATCCGGAAACCGGCACCATGATTCGTGAAGGTGTGCCGAGCATAATGAATCCGGATGACAAAAGCGGTTTGGAAATGGCTTTAGGGTTAAAAGACAAATACGGAGCTAATATTACTGTAATAACAATGGGACCCGCTCAAGCTGATGTAATGCTGAGAGAAGCTTTCGCAATGGGTGCCGATCGCGCAATTCTTTTGACCGATCGTAAATTCGCTGGTGCCGATACTCTTGCTACTTCTAATGCTATTGCCGGTGCTCTGAAAATGTTGGAATACGATCTTATAATAACAGGTCGCCAAGCAATCGACGGCGATACTGCTCAAGTAGGACCACAAATTGCGGAACATCTCGATTTGGCTCAAGTTACTTACGCAGAAAATTTAGAATATAAAGAACCCGGAACATTCACAATTAAGAAAGCTACCGAAGATGGATATCAAATGATGGAAGTTGATTCTCCCTTTGTTATTACTGTCCTATCTTCGGCAAACAAACCGCGCTATATGTCAGTTAGCGGAATCGTTAATGCATATAAAAAAGAAGTTGAAATATGGGGTTTCGATAATATAAATGTTGACGAGAAAAAACTCGGATTAAAGGGCTCTCCTACTCGCGTTGTTAAATCCTTTAGTAAAGGTGCGAAATCGGCAGGACAAGTTTATGAAGTTGATGCTAAAGAAGCTGTAGATATTATTGTCGATAAGCTAAAAGAAAAATTTATTATTTAA
- a CDS encoding acyl-CoA dehydrogenase, whose amino-acid sequence MDFSLTKEQTLFLQMIREFAEKEVKPLAAEVDEEERFPEETVKKMAKLGIMGIPFPIEYGGAGGDNILYSMAVEELSKVCATTGVIVSAHTSLCVAPIYEHGTEEQKRKYLPKLCSGEWLGAFGLTEPNAGTDSSAQQTTAVLDGDEYILNGSKIFITNAFYSHVYVVMAMTDKSMGTRGISAFIVERDTPGFSFGKKEKKMGIRGSATCELIFENCRIPKENLLGKLGGGFGIAMKTLDGGRIGIAAQALGIAQGAIDETVKYVKERKQFGRTISQFQNTQFQLADLDTKIEAARLLIRVAAFRKDLGVPYSVDAARAKLFASETAMEVTTKAVQFHGGYGYTREYPVERMMRDAKITEIYEGTSEVQRMVISANLLK is encoded by the coding sequence ATGGATTTTTCTTTAACTAAAGAACAAACTTTGTTTTTGCAAATGATAAGAGAATTTGCAGAAAAAGAAGTAAAACCTTTGGCAGCAGAAGTTGATGAGGAAGAACGTTTTCCTGAAGAAACTGTCAAAAAAATGGCTAAATTAGGTATTATGGGAATACCTTTCCCTATAGAATATGGCGGCGCAGGTGGAGATAATATTTTGTATTCCATGGCTGTGGAAGAATTATCTAAAGTTTGCGCAACTACCGGTGTAATTGTTTCCGCTCATACATCACTCTGTGTTGCTCCGATATACGAACACGGCACAGAAGAACAAAAACGTAAATATTTACCCAAACTTTGTTCCGGAGAATGGCTCGGAGCTTTCGGATTAACAGAACCGAATGCCGGTACGGATTCTTCGGCTCAACAAACTACTGCTGTTTTAGATGGTGATGAATACATTCTTAATGGAAGTAAGATATTTATTACTAATGCTTTCTATTCTCATGTGTATGTTGTAATGGCTATGACTGATAAATCTATGGGAACAAGAGGTATATCGGCATTTATAGTTGAACGCGACACACCGGGTTTCTCTTTTGGAAAAAAAGAAAAGAAAATGGGAATTAGAGGTTCGGCAACATGCGAATTGATTTTTGAAAATTGCAGAATACCAAAAGAAAATCTATTAGGTAAATTAGGCGGCGGATTCGGTATTGCTATGAAAACTCTCGACGGTGGTCGTATCGGCATTGCAGCTCAAGCTTTGGGCATTGCACAAGGAGCCATTGACGAAACTGTAAAATACGTAAAAGAACGTAAACAATTCGGCAGAACTATAAGTCAATTTCAGAATACACAATTTCAGTTGGCAGATTTAGATACAAAAATTGAAGCTGCGCGTCTTTTAATTCGAGTGGCAGCTTTCAGAAAAGATTTAGGCGTGCCATATTCCGTAGATGCTGCAAGAGCAAAATTATTTGCTTCGGAAACAGCTATGGAAGTTACAACAAAAGCTGTTCAATTTCATGGAGGTTACGGATACACGCGCGAATATCCGGTTGAGCGTATGATGCGCGATGCTAAAATCACAGAGATTTACGAAGGAACTTCCGAAGTTCAACGTATGGTAATTTCAGCAAATTTACTTAAATAA
- a CDS encoding PepSY-like domain-containing protein, translated as MKQKILIVLMTLIPMSFLACDPENNTFFPVDDGNLITPDSPIYNETVTKNIEDFVQTHFPAYTIVFVKNDYDDGQLQKEIYLKNGNRKNYKIVFDSNDNWIEVDGDDDNNLAIPESVMQLLPQGISTYINTNYKNASIYEIEKKYNYYKIDIEKNWRDFELYFDLNGNFMYLDN; from the coding sequence ATGAAACAGAAAATTTTAATCGTATTAATGACATTAATTCCAATGTCGTTTTTAGCATGTGATCCCGAAAACAACACGTTTTTTCCGGTTGATGATGGTAATCTAATAACACCAGACTCCCCAATCTACAATGAAACAGTTACTAAAAACATTGAAGATTTTGTTCAAACGCATTTTCCTGCATACACAATTGTTTTTGTAAAGAATGATTATGATGACGGACAATTGCAGAAGGAAATTTACTTAAAAAACGGTAACAGGAAAAATTACAAAATCGTATTCGACAGTAATGACAACTGGATTGAAGTTGATGGCGATGATGATAACAATCTGGCTATACCGGAATCCGTAATGCAGTTACTACCTCAAGGTATATCTACCTATATTAATACTAATTATAAAAATGCATCAATTTACGAAATTGAGAAAAAGTATAATTATTACAAAATTGATATAGAAAAAAACTGGCGAGATTTTGAATTATATTTCGATCTTAACGGGAATTTCATGTATTTAGACAATTAA
- a CDS encoding PepSY-like domain-containing protein has protein sequence MKKILIIMCCLLTVQITAKASDDKAISFEELPAQSQQFVNAYFSGQTIALVKMDCDILDKSYEVIFTNGNKIEFNRRGEWKEIDCKHTQLPEQLIPIEIKNFILNNYPNNNIFKIEKDSRGRSEIDLQNGLSLKFDSKYKLIDIDN, from the coding sequence TTGAAAAAGATTTTAATCATAATGTGCTGCCTTCTGACGGTACAAATCACGGCAAAAGCATCAGATGACAAAGCGATATCGTTCGAAGAATTGCCAGCTCAATCGCAACAGTTTGTTAACGCGTATTTCTCCGGGCAAACAATTGCACTGGTAAAAATGGATTGTGATATTCTTGATAAATCATATGAAGTAATATTCACCAACGGAAATAAGATTGAATTTAACCGAAGAGGCGAATGGAAAGAAATTGATTGTAAGCATACTCAATTACCGGAACAACTTATCCCTATTGAAATTAAGAATTTCATACTTAATAATTATCCCAACAATAATATTTTCAAGATTGAAAAAGATAGCCGTGGTCGCAGTGAAATTGATCTTCAAAACGGATTAAGTCTGAAATTCGACTCTAAGTATAAATTAATTGATATTGATAACTAA
- a CDS encoding HAMP domain-containing histidine kinase, producing the protein MKLIYHIIIRISIVLSIVLTFWAAFFYFAMIDEVNDETDDYLEDYSEQIMMQFLAGEEVSSKSNNTNNQYYLSEVTTEYALGKPHISYIDSMVYIPLKQETEPARILTTIYKDGNGKYYELVVLTPTIEKKDLKEAILFWIVFLYFGLLLIIITVNFWVYKQSTRPLHKLLSWLDEYNIGMKNIDLQNKTDIIEFKKLNEAAIRNMKRAEEVFEEQKQFIGNASHEIQTPLAVCRNRLEILMEDETLSENQLNELVKTYQTLEYITKLNKTLLLLSKIDNRQFIEKTVIELNNIIKKFIQDYKEAYSHLNISAEIKETGIFKIKINETLASILINNLIKNAYIHNIENGKIFIEITSSKLIFKNTGQDFALNPKLIFERFYQEEKKENSAGLGLSLVKSICDIENLNINYYFNDNLHCFEIVLQ; encoded by the coding sequence ATGAAATTAATATATCACATAATTATTAGAATTTCCATTGTTCTCAGTATTGTACTGACTTTTTGGGCTGCTTTTTTTTATTTTGCAATGATTGATGAGGTTAATGACGAAACCGACGATTATCTGGAGGATTACTCCGAACAAATTATGATGCAATTTCTCGCTGGAGAAGAAGTTTCCTCAAAAAGTAATAATACCAATAATCAATATTATTTATCTGAAGTTACAACCGAGTATGCACTTGGTAAGCCCCATATCAGTTATATAGATTCAATGGTTTATATTCCTTTGAAGCAAGAAACAGAGCCGGCAAGAATCCTTACTACAATATATAAAGACGGGAACGGAAAGTATTATGAATTAGTTGTTTTAACCCCAACAATTGAAAAGAAAGATTTAAAAGAAGCAATACTTTTCTGGATTGTTTTCTTATATTTCGGACTTCTTCTTATAATTATTACCGTTAATTTCTGGGTGTATAAACAGAGTACGCGTCCGTTACATAAACTTCTTTCCTGGTTAGACGAATATAATATAGGCATGAAGAATATCGATTTACAAAACAAAACCGATATAATCGAATTTAAAAAACTTAATGAAGCGGCTATTCGCAATATGAAACGTGCAGAAGAAGTTTTTGAGGAGCAAAAACAATTTATAGGAAATGCTTCGCATGAGATTCAAACTCCTCTGGCCGTTTGCCGTAATCGTTTGGAAATTTTAATGGAAGACGAAACCTTGTCAGAAAATCAATTGAACGAATTGGTAAAAACTTATCAGACTTTAGAATACATCACAAAACTTAATAAAACACTACTCCTGCTTTCTAAAATTGATAACCGGCAATTCATTGAGAAAACAGTTATTGAATTAAATAATATCATCAAAAAATTTATTCAAGATTATAAAGAAGCATATTCTCATTTAAATATCAGCGCCGAAATAAAAGAAACCGGAATATTCAAAATTAAAATAAATGAAACCTTAGCTTCTATTCTTATTAATAACCTTATCAAGAATGCTTACATACATAATATTGAAAATGGAAAGATATTTATTGAAATTACTTCTTCAAAACTGATTTTCAAAAATACCGGACAAGATTTTGCACTTAACCCTAAACTTATTTTCGAAAGATTTTATCAGGAAGAGAAAAAAGAAAACTCGGCAGGTTTAGGACTTTCATTAGTTAAATCTATTTGTGATATCGAAAATCTAAATATCAATTATTATTTCAATGACAATTTACATTGCTTTGAGATTGTTCTTCAATAA
- a CDS encoding response regulator transcription factor yields MKILVIEDEPSLQELIKQSLEKERYIIECASDYNMAMDKIEMYNYDCILLDIMLPGGNGLSLLEELKRKHKRDSVIIISAKDSLEDKIHGLELGADDYLAKPFHLAELIARIKSVIRRKQNNGENSIELGNMKIFPEEFKVLVNNKELDLNRKEYDILLYFANRCNRLINKNIMAESVWGDHIDQVDNFDFIYAQIKNLRKKLKEAGANIEIKAVYGIGYKLIVE; encoded by the coding sequence ATGAAAATATTAGTAATAGAAGACGAGCCGTCGTTACAAGAACTTATCAAACAATCTTTGGAAAAAGAACGCTATATAATTGAATGTGCTTCAGATTATAATATGGCAATGGATAAGATTGAAATGTATAATTACGATTGCATTTTGCTTGATATTATGCTTCCGGGCGGTAACGGATTGTCGTTACTCGAAGAATTAAAAAGAAAGCACAAAAGAGATAGCGTAATAATTATTTCAGCTAAAGATTCTTTGGAGGATAAAATTCACGGACTTGAACTCGGTGCAGACGATTATCTTGCGAAACCATTTCATTTAGCCGAACTTATCGCCAGAATAAAAAGCGTTATACGCAGAAAACAAAACAACGGTGAAAACTCTATTGAACTCGGAAACATGAAAATATTTCCGGAAGAATTTAAAGTTCTCGTTAATAATAAAGAGCTGGATTTGAATAGAAAGGAGTATGATATTCTTCTTTATTTTGCTAATAGATGCAACCGGCTTATCAACAAGAACATTATGGCAGAATCTGTTTGGGGCGACCATATCGACCAGGTTGATAATTTCGATTTTATTTATGCACAAATTAAGAATTTAAGAAAAAAGTTGAAAGAAGCCGGCGCAAATATAGAAATCAAAGCGGTTTACGGCATCGGATATAAATTAATAGTCGAATAA
- a CDS encoding DUF6157 family protein produces MKTHTTNYKNTFIEVAEDCPVTKGEIPPVKDNKKSSANIQFELISENPYIFTSDDIIFHVFANKNKISEEEIKEAREYFFSKGQACFRASPLTKRYGWGIHHNEEGKIALFGCETNEYRKFSNDKNIKSVKAMRSSKK; encoded by the coding sequence ATGAAAACACATACTACAAATTACAAAAACACTTTCATTGAAGTTGCCGAAGACTGTCCTGTTACTAAAGGAGAAATTCCTCCAGTGAAAGACAATAAAAAGTCATCGGCAAATATACAGTTTGAGCTGATTAGTGAAAACCCCTACATATTTACTTCCGATGATATTATTTTTCACGTATTTGCAAACAAAAATAAAATTTCAGAAGAAGAAATCAAAGAAGCGCGCGAGTATTTTTTCTCTAAAGGACAGGCTTGTTTCCGTGCTTCGCCATTAACTAAAAGATACGGCTGGGGCATTCACCACAACGAAGAAGGAAAAATAGCTCTGTTTGGCTGTGAAACAAATGAGTACAGAAAGTTCTCAAACGATAAGAATATAAAATCAGTCAAAGCTATGCGATCAAGCAAAAAATAA
- a CDS encoding SRPBCC domain-containing protein — translation MRNDLIVSKSIIINTTPDKIWNVLTNPERIKEYLYGTETLTTWEPGKKVTFSGNYNGHKYQDHGTVLENIKNKKLSYSYWSIFSGLEDKPENYSIVTYELKEVADNQTEFTWTQKGYSTEENYKHSLDGMDDFLMLIKKIAE, via the coding sequence ATGCGAAATGATTTAATTGTATCGAAATCAATAATTATCAATACAACTCCCGATAAAATTTGGAATGTATTGACTAATCCCGAACGAATTAAAGAATATTTGTACGGAACGGAAACTTTAACCACTTGGGAACCCGGAAAAAAAGTCACCTTCAGTGGAAACTACAACGGACATAAGTATCAAGATCATGGAACTGTTCTTGAAAATATCAAAAATAAAAAGTTGAGTTATAGTTATTGGAGCATTTTTTCCGGTTTGGAAGATAAACCCGAAAATTATTCTATTGTAACTTATGAACTGAAAGAAGTTGCTGATAATCAAACTGAGTTTACTTGGACTCAAAAAGGATATTCTACGGAAGAAAATTACAAACATTCGCTTGACGGAATGGATGATTTCTTAATGCTAATAAAAAAAATTGCCGAATGA
- a CDS encoding DUF4180 domain-containing protein — protein MYKRQKIAEVVSEDRIINNVEDGLSLLGNLYYQGFDKIIIYERNITPDFFDLKNGIAGEILQKFSNYRIRLAIIGDFSKYTGKSVTAFINESNKNKHIVFVNSIAEGLNMLT, from the coding sequence TTGTATAAACGACAAAAAATCGCTGAAGTGGTTTCAGAAGATAGGATTATAAATAATGTTGAAGACGGACTAAGCCTGTTAGGAAATCTGTATTATCAGGGATTTGATAAAATTATCATATATGAAAGAAATATTACTCCTGACTTTTTTGATCTAAAAAACGGAATTGCAGGTGAAATACTTCAAAAATTTTCTAACTATCGCATCCGCTTAGCCATAATTGGCGATTTTTCTAAATATACAGGTAAAAGTGTTACCGCTTTTATAAATGAAAGCAATAAAAATAAGCATATTGTCTTTGTAAATTCCATCGCTGAAGGATTAAATATGTTAACCTGA